In Hemicordylus capensis ecotype Gifberg chromosome 13, rHemCap1.1.pri, whole genome shotgun sequence, a single window of DNA contains:
- the NME3 gene encoding nucleoside diphosphate kinase 3, whose protein sequence is MIFLLALFASIFQTAYTGVHERTFLAIKPDGVQRHLIGDIIRRFEKKGFKLVAMKLMQASEDLLKEHYVALRERPFYNRLVKYMSSGPVVAMVWQGLEVVKTARTMIGETNPADSKPGTIRGDFCIEVGKNVIHGSDSAESAQREISLWFHTDELTCWEDSTEHWIYDL, encoded by the exons CTTACACCGGCGTCCATGAACGTACCTTCCTTGCCATCAAACCGGATGGGGTCCAGCGTCACCTCATTGGTGACATCATCAGGCGCTTTGAGAAGAAGGGCTTCAAACTGGTGGCCATGAAACTCATGCAG GCCTCAGAAGACTTGCTGAAGGAGCATTATGTCGCCCTCCGTGAACGCCCTTTCTACAACCGCCTGGTGAAATACATGAGCTCGGGGCCTGTTGTGGCCATG GTCTGGCAGGGACTGGAGGTAGTGAAAACCGCTCGCACAATGATCGGAGAAACCAACCCAGCAGATTCCAAACCTGGAACGATCAGAGGCGATTTCTGCATTGAAGTCGGCAA GAACGTGATTCACGGCAGCGATTCGGCGGAGAGTGCCCAGCGAGAGATCTCCCTCTGGTTCCACACAGATGAGTTGACCTGTTGGGAGGACAGCACAGAGCACTGGATTTATGA